The genomic segment ACGACGCAAATTCTTAGCTGAGGAAGTCATGGCGTGCTTTCATTCAATCTCTGTTGATACTGAGCGAGTAAATGGCGATCTGCTCATGAGCTTTACGGCGCTGGGCAGGGTAAACCATGCTGATTATATGGCCATTAAGGCAGTAATAGACAGTGCGTTAAGGGCGGCAGCAGGGCAAAAGATCAGAGTGCTGGTTGATGTGACTGAATTCGAAGGATGGGAGCTGCATGCTGCCTGGGACGATGTGGCATTGGCTCAGCGCCATAGTCATGATTTTTATAAGATTGCGGTGCTTGGCAACAGCCGTTGGCAAAAGCTTGCAGCCATGGTTGGTAATTGGTTTGTAGAAGGAGAATCCCGGTATTTTGAGGAAAAAGGGCAAGCCTTATCCTGGCTGCTAGATTGAGTGGGCTGCGCTGCTAAGTAAAACGTATATAATGAAACATAAAGTGGTAATGTTAAGGCTGACATAAAATTATGAATACACTTTTCATCACAGGTGCAAATCGTGGTATTGGGCTGGCGCTCGTCAAATTGTATCTCGAACAAGGGTGGCGGGTGCTGGCGACCTGCAGAGCCCCACAAGCTGCCGAAGCATTGTGGCAGCTGGAGCAGCAGTTTAGCCACTTACAAATACTTGCTCTGGATATAACCAACTACGCACAGATGGCTAAGTTGTCTGGTACATTGCATGACGTACGGATAGACTTGGTGATTAACAATGCTGGCATTTATGGGCCCAAAGGCTATGCGTTTGGCGAGTGTGATGTCGAGCAGTGGCAACGTGTGATGGAAGTAAACGTGATAGCACCACTGAAATTAGCCGAGGCATTCATACCACAGCTAAGACTGGGTAAGTTAAAGACCTTTGCTGTGCTCTCATCCAAGGTGGGTAGTATGACCAACAACACCAAAGGGGGCGGATACATATACCGCAGCTCAAAAGCGGCATTAAACTCGGTGATCAAGAGCCTTTCAAATGATCTGTTATCTGAAGGAATAAAAACCGTGGCGCTGCATCCTGGTTGGGTTAAAACCGACATGGGCGGGCCCAATGCGCTCATTTCAGCTGAGGAGTCAGCACAAGGGCTTAAACATGTTCTTGATGAATTACATGAAGCGCAAAGTGGTGGCTTTTACGACTATCAGGGGTTGGCGATACCTTGGTAGTAAGTATCTCTGGTTTAATACATAGTCACTGAGTTGGAGTAATGCGGCGAAGTTTGAGCAGGCTTGGTAGATGGACCTTGGTGTGATGTGAATTTAAAGTAGCTGGGCTTTATGTGCGCCAGCTACCGACACTAGATAATATTACTCAAATTTATCCTGACACGGGCGTGAGCCGGGGCAAGTCCAGCTTGTTGTGCCTGTACCACCTGCAACATGTGGCGTGTTCTTTTCTGCATGTTGTAGTTGTTTATGAGATAAGCTCTTTAGTGGTTTTTTGTTTAGTTTTAACATGGTTATGTCATCTCCAAATGGTTTTTTGTGTTTTCCTTAGCGAAAAAATTTCGCAATTAACGATAACCTTATGTTGACGTTTGGTCAATAACTGTTACGAAAAATGGTCTTGTAATTGCGCCAGGTGATAGTAACCCAACTGGCCAAAGCGGCGAAGTTGTGGAAAAGGGATCCTGGGCAGAGGCCGTTGATACAAGGGTAAGTCGGGCACAGTGTCATCCATTGCTAGTTGCGCTAGTCTGTACGCTGCCTGTGAGCTAAACGATACGCCTGAGCCACAGTACCCCAAGATATAGCCAACATTATCCTCAAAAAAGACATGCGGCATATCGTCCAGCGCTGCTGCAATATAACCGTGCCAGTAGTAGTCGTGATCAATTCCCGATAAACAGGGAAAGCATGCTGAAAGTGCGCTTTTCAGATGGTTCAGGTATTTGGCTTTGTTCTGGTCTTTTGCAAATACTGCACCCCTGCCGCCAAAGAGCAGGCGGTTATCTGGTAGCAGCCTGTAATAGTATTTCAACCTGCGCGTATCCATGACTACCTGATGTGTTTTAAGACCACTTTGCATCAGCTCTTGTTCGTTAAGAGGGCGAGTTACAAAAATGCTGCTGAGAATGGGTAAATAGCGGTTATCAATAAGCGGATGACTGTGTTTATTGTTGTAGGCATTGCCTGTATATAGCAGTTTATCAGCACTAATTGTTTGGTCATTGACACTTAGCTGGTGACGCTGGCCATGCTTAACGGTGTTGACCAAACTGTGTTCAAATAAAGTGACGCCAGCCTGAATTGCCATCTCGCGATAGCCAATCAGAAGCTTAAGTGGATGCAGGCCAAATCCATTTTCATAGCGTATGGCACCATGAGCGTGTTGATTAAGCATAAACTCCGCTTCAAGTTCATCACGGTGCAACAGGCGGCTATCGTCGGTGCCAAAATTTGTTGAAATGAATTGCGCTGCAGCTTGCAAATTAGCGTAAGCCTGAGCGTTATGCGCGACTTTCAGATAACCTGAGGGTTGCGCATCACAGGCAATATTATGCTCTGTTATTAGAGATCGTACCCGGTTAACGCCACCCTGGAATTCATCATAAATCCCACGGCTGACCGCCATACCCCAGCGCTTGGCATAATCTGGGTAGCCAAGACGTCCTGAGCCGGGCAGTGCAAATCCTGCATTTCGCGCACTGGCGCCAAAGCCAACCTGATTGGCTTCCAGTACACATACTTTTTGCTGATAGTTTGTGGCCAGATAGTAAGCACTTAATAACCCACTGAATCCACCACCAATGATGGCCACATCAAAATGTTCAGATGTGTCGGGGGCAGGGTTTGCTGTTGGCAGGAGCTGTGTTGCGGCCCAATAACTTGGCGCGAAATCCTGACCCTGACAATGGGCTGCACTTAGGGGATCGAAAGTTTGCATCAGAACTCCAGTACCATTTCAGCGGCCTGGCAATGGCATTCAGTGTCACAAAGCGTGCAGCGATACCCCTCATATAAAGTCAGATCTAACCAGCGATCATCGTGAACCTTAATGAGCTTTCCACCCGCTTTAGTGAAGTATTTCACGGCTCCGTTGCCCGGGCTTTGCATCCACAGATGGGAGACTCCAGCTTGTGCGCCTTGTTGTTTCAATACCTCGACAGATGCGTTGAGTAACTTAGGTCCAATCCCCTGTCCCTGCGCATCAGGGTGAATGGCAATACACTTAAAGTATGCCATGTGCGCCTCATCAACTGGCCACAGCGCAGGTGAGCACCACTTGTCGATAGGCCACTGGCCTGCGCTATAGGAAGTTCTGAACCCAACCACCTGTTGCGACTCGTCGAGTGCCACAAATGAGGCATTCAAATCCTTTTTGGTACCCCGTTGGTGCATCATTTTTATACCCGCCATATCGAGGTAATTGTCCCCGTGGACCAGATTGCCGAGGTCGATGACTGCCTGATAATGGGAGGTATCGAGAGGAAGGATAGAAATCATGCGCTACTGCCTAGTGTCATTTACTGAGTTGTCATTTTGCAGCATTTATTAATTGAAAACAAAGGCGTTCAAAAAAAACTGTACAAAATAGGTACGAAAATAGTGTGTTTTATGTTCATTCACCGTTGACAGCGATGTCATCTTGGTAATAATTGTGACAATAGTGTGTCTGAATGATGGTTGCGTACGCTGCAATTATTTGTGATGACGTACTGTTAAACAGAACGATAACAATTTAATTCAGGGCGCGATATGACAGTTGCAACCTGAATCACAACAACATGTAAAGGATGTCCTATGAAAAAACTTAACTCCGTTTGCCTGGCGGTCATGGCGTGTATCAGCGCGCCTGCACTGGCACTCAATGTTCAGCCAGATCCGAACAGCTCTGGTGCCTATTTACTGGATCGGGCCGGGCTTCAGGCAGCCGAAGCTACCCTGACCTCAAACCCAATGTATAGCGTGTGGGCACAGGCACTAAAAACCCGCAGCAATACCGTGGTTGACGCCATTGTACCTGGCGCCGCCTCTAACCCCGAAAACGTAAAGCGCGTAGAGCGGGTATTTGGCCAGAGTGAGTGGGATTTTCTGACCCAAATGGCAGCACCGGAATACACTTATACGCGCTTTTTGCGTGCTATAGGCAAGTTTCCGGCGTTTTGTGGTGACTATACGGATGGTCGCAATGCGGACGCCATTTGTAAAAAGTCGATTGTCACCGCGTTTGCACATTTTGCACAGGAAACAGGGGGCCACATTGCCAAAGACAATGTTTCTGATAACCCACTGCGACTGGAAGAGTGGCAGCAAGCCCTGGTGCATGTGAGAGAAATGGGCTGGTCTGAAGGGCAGCCAGGTTATACTACTGGGTGCGGTCAGAATGATTGGCAAAACCGACGCTGGCCTTGTGCAGACGGGCAAGGGTATTTTGGTCGCGGCGCCAAACAGCTGTCTTACCACTTTAACTATGGCATGTTCTCTGAAGCCATGTTTGACGGTGATGCGACCGTGTTGTTGAATAATCCGGCCCTGGTTGCCGATTCCTGGCTCAACCTGGCCTCTGCAATTTGGTTTTTCCTGACCCCTCAGGCACCGAAACCGGCGATGCTACATGTGATTGATCGTACCTGGGTGCCATCTCAGACTGAGCTGAATGCCGGTATTGGCTACGGCTTTGGCACCACAATCAACGTCATTAATGGCGGTATCGAATGTGGTGAACACAATAAAAACAAAGGCCAGCCGGTCAATCGTATTCGCTACTGGGAAGGATTGTCGCATTACTACAATATTCCGGTTGAAAGCGATGAAGAAAATACCTGCTGGCAGCAAACACCCTTTGGCAGTTTGAATCTGGATGGTGCCGGTGAAGTGCTTTACACCAACTGGGAAGCAAACTGGGAATACTATGCTGACCGTCCGGGAGGGTTCTCGTTTGAATGCAAGCTGGTGGGCTATCAGACCGCTTATTCCGCACTCGTTGAAGGCGATTATGAAAAATGCGTGACCAACTTCTATGGGTCACATACAGGATGGCCGGTTGTCACAGTTGTTGATAACTTGCCGCCGCCAGATGACAAACCTCCGGTTGATAATGTTGCTGCATGGGAAGCGAATAAGGTTTACCTAAAAGGTGATAAAGCCAGCTTCAACGGCAAAGTGTATGTTGCGAAGTGGTGGACCCGTGGTGATGAGCCAAACGGGACTGGACCTTGGGAGCTGGCACCGGCAGCACAATAAGTTACTCCTGGTTTTTCCTGTTAAGAGTCAACCTAGCCCATTTACCGTAAGTGGCCTTTGTATCTAGCAAAGGCCACTTTTATTAATAGCGCAGTCTGCTTAACTGGTTCATTACTTCCTTGGTTTCATGAGGTGCCATATAGTTCTCAGGTGCTGAATACCTTACTATCATCGTGCTAATTAGCGAGGGGTATTATTCGAACAGCTTCCGTCTGAGTATCTACTTTTGAAAGTGGGTAATGTATAGTTGAACACGTTTCATCAGTTTACAAGCAATGCCCTAGAGTGCTGATCGGCGGCGTTTACACACAAGAATAGAAAATGGGGAGCACATCTTTGGTTAGAGAAAACTACTTCAATAAAAGAGCTTCCGTGCATTGCTTTGTAATTGCTGTAATTTACCTGATTTTAGATATTCAATTATTGCTCTATGGAGAGAGTCAAACCCTGAGCTTTGAATTTTTGTTCAATGTTAAGGTGTTCATGTGTTTTCTGTACTTGCTATGCTCAGAGAAGATAACAGGATACTTTGAGCAAGAGGATAACCTGTCGTTAGACTTTACGCTTCACATGGCTACGTTTTTATTTATGCTTTGGCTTATGGTCGTGCCCGGAATTTTTGGCATCGCTTTTTCAAAATATTTTGGGTGTGTCCTGATAATACTGTTGATAGGGTCAGTCCCCATGGTGTTTGAGGTTATAAAATGCAGAGAAGTTAACCACGTTAGCTTAGGTCTCGTGTGCGTGGAATTGATAATTAAAGCAGCCTTTGTCTTCTGTGTTATCGTTATTTTGATGTATTTCGTATCTAGCAATTGGTCATGGGAAATCAGGCCGATCCACACACTGATTAAAAATCACTATTTATGACTTAAAATCAAGGTGGTAGAGAAGTTTTATCACAGCACTTATCTTACAGGAGTGTGGTGATAACAATGTTTGGAATCATATTGACGCTCAAGATGGTGGTAAGGTCTCCCTCTACATGAGCAACTTTAAACCTTATGAAATAAACGTCATTTCCACAGTTAATGGTCAGGTATTAGATAGGTTTAAAACAGTGATAGGGTGCTCGTATTATAGGGTATTTGAATTGCCTGAAGAGTATTCTGGAATAACCGTAAATGGAGTTCCGGTCGGTGGTCAGAAAGTGAATTGAATGGTAAAATCCACTTAAACAACAGCTTAAGGCTATCAGAAAAATGAATAGAGGTCTTGGGTTCACTTTGAGAGCCTTGTGCTTAACCTATAGTGCCGTAATTGGGAAAGTGCTATATGGGTGTTATTTGACTGGTGAAATAAAGACAAAATATAAAGCTTTGAGTTTTGAACATGATGGAATGGAATTCGTTCTGGCCGTTTCTTTCCAAGCTGCCATATTTCTATTTTTAGTCGTGGTGGCTTGTAAGCCTGATCTAATAGTGAAAGATAAAGTTTAACGAGACAATTAAAGTAATGCGGGTGAGCGGCATTTTTATGAAACCGCGTGTGTCAGCGAGCTTTTTCTAATAAATTAAAGCAGCTTTAAGGTTCTGTATAGCAGTAACCAAGTGCTTATGGTTGTGCTTAGGTTATTGAAGAAAAGCCTGATTTACTGCCAGAGCACAGTGCACCGCAAAGTGCATCAATCTTACAGTTAAATGAGCAACCATTAAACTTAGATATAAGTCCGCACTCTACATAAACAACTCTTTAAACTGATCCCACAAGCCTAGCGACTCATTGGCAAAAATATCTATACCTAACCAGGATTTAAGCAGATAAAGAACAACGAGTATAATACCCAACAAGATCATGGCAACAACGAATAAGGTAATCAAAAACATAACCGCTGCTGTGACTCTTTCAGTATGGCTAAGGCGACGTTTGTTCACCCCGCCCAGAAAGACAAAATAAAAGCTCCAGGGTAAAAATGGCAACGCCAGAGTGGGTCTGAAATCTATTTTATGATTGTTCCAGTCCCGGGTATTGATTGCTTTTTGCAGTGCTTTGCGTTGTTTATAAGTAAAGCTTTCTGCAACTTCAGGGTCCATTTTGCCAAGGAGCTGCTTAACATGAGCATGTCGTTGGTCGGATTTATTCACCGTCATACAGCCTCCTTAGCCATTGAGTCATGTCAGTATTGAGACGGCAACAGGTTTGACGTGCGTACTCACCTCAAATGATTTACCGATTATTCTATGAGTTTAGCTCGACATATCATGCTATCAATAACAGCAAGCAATCTAATTCATTTAATCACCCTGCTGTCAGTGTTGGGGCTTTCCTATGTTGTTTAATTGCCCAGGCAGTGAACAACCCGGCACTGATAAACATAAACAAGCTATAGATGCTTGGTGCAATAGACATCACTTCATTGCCCAACAGCCCGGTTGTTACCAAAAGGGCGAGAGTGCCATTTTGCAGACCTACCTCAAGGGTAATGGTGCGGGTCTGTGTATCGCAGCGCAATAAAGTACGCGCCACCAAAAATCCACTAACCATAGAAATAAGGTTTAAGGTGATGACAGAGGGGCCAGCCATGATCAGGTAATCAACCAACTTATCACCCAGTTTAATACAAATACTGAGTATCACCAGGAGTAAGACTGCGACTGAGAACCAGCTGATATAGGGACTGGCTGATTTAGCAAAGTGAGGCCACCTGGCATTAATCCCCATACCGACCAGGACTGGTAAAACACCGACCACAATAAGCTGTAACCAGGCTTTTAAAATAGGGAACTCGATCATGGTATCGTTTTGGCCATAATATCCGATTGCCCATGCAGCCAGAAATGGCAAACTAAATGGGGTGATAAACCCTATCACGGCAGTTAAAGATACCGACAGACCGACATCCCCTTTGGCCAGATAAGAATAGAGGTTCGAGGTTGTCCCGCCCGGGCATAAAGCCAGAATAAATAAGCCAATTGCCAGCTCCCCGGTAAGCCCTGTAAATGCAATAACAGCAATAGCAAGCAAGGGGAGTAAAATAAGCTGACACAGTACCCCAATGAAAAAGCTTTTGGGTTGCAAAAACACGCGCTGAAAGTCTGCCATTTTCAGGCTAAGGCCCACGCCAGCCATAATAAATATGAGTGCGACAGGTAAGCCGATTTCGATCAATGCAGATGGCATTTCTTGGTCCTTGTTGTGCCCGGTTCAGTTAATTTTAGCAAGCGTAACAGCACATCGTCACATTCGTTTTTTAATCAATGGCGTCAGGGTACATTGCTATGTCAACAAGGTAGCATGTCTTTTTTACTGTGATGTGAAGCGCTAAGCCGTTTTAATGGGCTTTGTCAGAAGCGGCTGGAGCAGATAAATAAAACGGCCAGTCTTTGTACGATCTGGCCGTCTTTATCCGGTCATTGGTTTGTAGTGCTAATCTATTCAGCAACTCCAATGGTGTTGGGAAATGTCATGTATTTCGGTGTCGTTAGACGATTATTCAGATACTTCAATCTCAAAACTATAAACGGCTGCACCTTTTAAGAGCGAGGTATCTGTGTATACGTTACCAGCGTCCCCTTTTTGAAATTCCCGTCTGAGGGCGTCAAATTCACCCGAAAAATTCAGAGCGGCGACATCCAGGTTGATCTCAATCCCCTCAACTGAAGTGACATTGGTATTCACACTGGTACCAAATTCGAAATCGGGAATGGTCGCCTGAGGTTTACTCATGACTTCCCATCGGACTTTACCATTGGCAGTGTCTTCCCACAGCAATGTAATGGCGACCATATTAACTCGCGGGTCCACACCCGAAAAATCATAGTCGAACAAATTAGCGCTGTTTGGGTCCGCCATGGACTGTGCAAATTGTTCAAACGCATTTTGAAAAGCGCTATTGAAAAGTAAAGGCGTGGTGCTAGCAGGCTGGCCATCATCAGCAATGGTGTTTACGGTCGCCGATGAGGTGTACATATCAAAGCCCGGTAAAACGGCGTGCTCAGTAATAGCGTTGTATGCATAGCTGGTAGTTGCAAGGTCCGGGAAAATAAACTTGTTGCGCGGATTAGCGCCCAGAATGATATGGTTGCTGAGCTGTTCTTTGTCATTAAATGAACTCAGAAACACGCGTGATTCAGGGTACTCAGCCTTAGAGAAGGGTAAAGCGGCAATATTTACTCTCACACCCGGGCTGGAAAAGTCGTTATCGGTCAACTCAAGCGGGCCGTCTCCTTCGAGATTAAACAGGCCACCACGCACATCACTGTAGTCTTCATTGCTGATATGCAGGATGGTATGTTTACTCTCTTCACAAAAATAGGCAGCATCTGGAACCGGAGCCTTCAATGGGACATCGTCGCCAATAAAGCCGCTGATATAGTAGTCTGGCTGACTTGCAGAAAGGGCACTCAGATCCAGACTTTTTCTCGGGCAGTCACAGCTTGGTTTCTGATCAAACTCGATTATGCCGTAGTCCGTGTTGGTAATATCCAGCAGGGTATAGAGCTGAGTGTGCAGTGTCTGGCCACCAATACTCTTGGCAACCAAAGAGACGTGGTGTGTGTTCTCTGGTAGCGCCTGCGCGAGTTTGCCGTCTGCACCCGTTTTAGCACTGGCAATGACCTGACCGCTGGCATTGTGGAAGATGACATCTGCAACAGTGGGGTTGGGCACTGCGCTGCAATCATTGATGAGTGTTGCTTCGACTGAAAACACTGGGGTCGGTTTATTAGGATCCGGTTTAGAGGCATTGGCTTTTGTTTGTTGTTCGTTACCCACAAC from the Pseudoalteromonas sp. R3 genome contains:
- a CDS encoding STAS/SEC14 domain-containing protein encodes the protein MACFHSISVDTERVNGDLLMSFTALGRVNHADYMAIKAVIDSALRAAAGQKIRVLVDVTEFEGWELHAAWDDVALAQRHSHDFYKIAVLGNSRWQKLAAMVGNWFVEGESRYFEEKGQALSWLLD
- a CDS encoding SDR family oxidoreductase, with the protein product MNTLFITGANRGIGLALVKLYLEQGWRVLATCRAPQAAEALWQLEQQFSHLQILALDITNYAQMAKLSGTLHDVRIDLVINNAGIYGPKGYAFGECDVEQWQRVMEVNVIAPLKLAEAFIPQLRLGKLKTFAVLSSKVGSMTNNTKGGGYIYRSSKAALNSVIKSLSNDLLSEGIKTVALHPGWVKTDMGGPNALISAEESAQGLKHVLDELHEAQSGGFYDYQGLAIPW
- a CDS encoding FAD-binding oxidoreductase — encoded protein: MQTFDPLSAAHCQGQDFAPSYWAATQLLPTANPAPDTSEHFDVAIIGGGFSGLLSAYYLATNYQQKVCVLEANQVGFGASARNAGFALPGSGRLGYPDYAKRWGMAVSRGIYDEFQGGVNRVRSLITEHNIACDAQPSGYLKVAHNAQAYANLQAAAQFISTNFGTDDSRLLHRDELEAEFMLNQHAHGAIRYENGFGLHPLKLLIGYREMAIQAGVTLFEHSLVNTVKHGQRHQLSVNDQTISADKLLYTGNAYNNKHSHPLIDNRYLPILSSIFVTRPLNEQELMQSGLKTHQVVMDTRRLKYYYRLLPDNRLLFGGRGAVFAKDQNKAKYLNHLKSALSACFPCLSGIDHDYYWHGYIAAALDDMPHVFFEDNVGYILGYCGSGVSFSSQAAYRLAQLAMDDTVPDLPLYQRPLPRIPFPQLRRFGQLGYYHLAQLQDHFS
- a CDS encoding GNAT family N-acetyltransferase; translated protein: MSILPLDTSHYQAVIDLGNLVHGDNYLDMAGIKMMHQRGTKKDLNASFVALDESQQVVGFRTSYSAGQWPIDKWCSPALWPVDEAHMAYFKCIAIHPDAQGQGIGPKLLNASVEVLKQQGAQAGVSHLWMQSPGNGAVKYFTKAGGKLIKVHDDRWLDLTLYEGYRCTLCDTECHCQAAEMVLEF
- a CDS encoding chitinase; the protein is MKKLNSVCLAVMACISAPALALNVQPDPNSSGAYLLDRAGLQAAEATLTSNPMYSVWAQALKTRSNTVVDAIVPGAASNPENVKRVERVFGQSEWDFLTQMAAPEYTYTRFLRAIGKFPAFCGDYTDGRNADAICKKSIVTAFAHFAQETGGHIAKDNVSDNPLRLEEWQQALVHVREMGWSEGQPGYTTGCGQNDWQNRRWPCADGQGYFGRGAKQLSYHFNYGMFSEAMFDGDATVLLNNPALVADSWLNLASAIWFFLTPQAPKPAMLHVIDRTWVPSQTELNAGIGYGFGTTINVINGGIECGEHNKNKGQPVNRIRYWEGLSHYYNIPVESDEENTCWQQTPFGSLNLDGAGEVLYTNWEANWEYYADRPGGFSFECKLVGYQTAYSALVEGDYEKCVTNFYGSHTGWPVVTVVDNLPPPDDKPPVDNVAAWEANKVYLKGDKASFNGKVYVAKWWTRGDEPNGTGPWELAPAAQ
- a CDS encoding bile acid:sodium symporter translates to MPSALIEIGLPVALIFIMAGVGLSLKMADFQRVFLQPKSFFIGVLCQLILLPLLAIAVIAFTGLTGELAIGLFILALCPGGTTSNLYSYLAKGDVGLSVSLTAVIGFITPFSLPFLAAWAIGYYGQNDTMIEFPILKAWLQLIVVGVLPVLVGMGINARWPHFAKSASPYISWFSVAVLLLVILSICIKLGDKLVDYLIMAGPSVITLNLISMVSGFLVARTLLRCDTQTRTITLEVGLQNGTLALLVTTGLLGNEVMSIAPSIYSLFMFISAGLFTAWAIKQHRKAPTLTAG